A genomic segment from Bacteroidota bacterium encodes:
- a CDS encoding acyltransferase encodes MLKYIDIIRGLAGLFVFITHFKQFLYANYPNTWLLRPIAILDDSFLFVFGANKGLHPAVIIFIVLSGFCIHLPHAKKTNFDGAFWKNYFARRFIRIFPTYIWGCILGIIAINLFATTSVSFIQTIVKDLIVIVQYPFLPNIDVPLGNPVLSTVIVEMLLYVFYPIFIYTRKKLQIIPLALGFMLYCLNILFALKGYDTTWVGRNFFAFYIFWVLGAYAADWYYKFTVEKTTINLKLYNGLIILSLGVYILLGSFVQLKGIHLLYSLLLAVITGGALLTLSLLEKQQPSNSKLVDWICKLSLVSYTIYATHFALIEIVNKVTTRFNVNNPSLILLIIIVCMLLSYLFVEKPSHIWAKKLKTKS; translated from the coding sequence ATGCTAAAGTATATTGATATAATCAGGGGATTAGCAGGCTTGTTTGTTTTCATTACGCATTTTAAACAATTTTTATATGCTAATTATCCGAATACATGGTTGCTAAGACCTATTGCTATTTTAGATGATAGTTTTCTTTTTGTTTTTGGTGCTAACAAAGGGCTTCATCCGGCAGTAATTATATTTATAGTATTAAGCGGATTTTGTATTCACTTACCGCATGCTAAAAAAACCAATTTTGATGGCGCATTCTGGAAAAACTACTTTGCCAGGCGCTTTATAAGGATATTCCCTACTTATATATGGGGTTGTATTTTAGGTATTATTGCTATCAATTTATTTGCAACTACCAGTGTTTCGTTTATACAAACCATTGTTAAGGATTTAATAGTTATAGTACAATACCCATTTTTACCCAATATTGATGTACCATTGGGAAACCCTGTATTGAGTACGGTTATTGTTGAAATGCTATTGTATGTATTTTACCCAATATTTATTTATACGAGAAAGAAACTGCAGATTATACCGCTGGCCCTTGGGTTTATGTTGTATTGCTTAAATATATTGTTTGCCTTAAAAGGTTACGATACTACCTGGGTTGGTCGTAACTTTTTTGCTTTTTATATATTCTGGGTTTTGGGAGCTTATGCTGCTGATTGGTACTATAAATTTACGGTTGAAAAAACCACTATTAACCTGAAACTATACAATGGGCTTATAATACTTTCATTAGGTGTTTATATACTATTGGGTTCATTCGTTCAGTTAAAAGGTATTCACTTGTTATACTCCTTACTATTAGCTGTTATTACCGGGGGGGCTTTACTTACCTTAAGCTTATTAGAAAAACAGCAGCCCAGCAATAGCAAACTAGTTGACTGGATTTGTAAATTAAGCTTAGTGAGCTATACCATTTATGCAACGCATTTTGCATTGATTGAAATTGTAAATAAAGTAACCACCCGATTTAATGTAAACAACCCATCATTAATTTTGCTGATAATAATTGTTTGTATGTTGTTATCGTACCTGTTTGTTGAAAAACCTAGCCATATTTGGGCTAAAAAACTAAAAACTAAATCTTAA